The genomic segment TATATGCGCTAATAATAACAATAGGAACATTAGTATTTTCTTCTCTTATACATTGAGACATTTCTATGCCATCCATGTGTGGCATTGAGATATCCGTGATTATTAAATCAGGAGTAGAACTTCTAAATAAAGACAAACCTTCTTTTCCGTCACAGGCAACAAAAAGTTTTTTTACTTTACTTTCAAGGGTGTAGGTAATTTCATTTCGTATGTCTTCATTATCTTCAACATATAAAATCGAAATATCTTTAAGATATTTCATATTTTCTTTTAAATCATTCATTAAAACTTCTTTTTATTTAGATAAATTTAAAATACTTCTTAATAAAGTGTAACATATCTTTAGAAAAAAATACTTGAAACTTAGATTTTAGTTTTATACTAATTGTTTATTTGTTTTGCATTTGAAAAATCCACAATAAACGTAGAACCGACCTTAGGTTCTGACTCAAGATTTAACGATAAATTATATTCATGAATCACCCTACAAACAATATCAAGCCCAATTCCAAAACCACCTTCTATGTTATTTCCTCTTTTATATCTCTTAAAAATACTTTTTTGATCTTCTTTTGAAATACCTATACCAAAATCTTCAACAGTTAAAATATTTTTTTTAAGTTTAACCAAAATTTTTGAATCTTTTTTCGAATATTTAATGGCATTGGATAAAAGGTTGTTTATTATTCTTTGCGTTTTATTTTTATCCATAAAAATAACTGTTTCTTGGGCTTCTACTTCAATTATTATTAACTTAGTAAGCGCAATATCATTAAAATAACCCACCGATTCTTTAATCATTAAAGACAAATCAAAGTCTTGATTCAAATCTTCATCAATTTCATTAAAAGCAGAAAAATGTATATCATTGTAAATATGAGATATTTGTTTAGCAGAAGAAATCATATATTGAAGCATTTTTTCAGTATTTCTTCCTTGTTTCAAGGTAGAGGCAGACGTTAATAATACAGCAATTGGAGTATTTAACTCATGGGCAGAATCTTTAATAAAATTGTCCATATGTAAAATCTTTTCACGTACCGGTTTTAATAAAAGTTTGGATAAAAAATAGCCAATTATTAAAAT from the Campylobacteraceae bacterium genome contains:
- a CDS encoding response regulator; this encodes MNDLKENMKYLKDISILYVEDNEDIRNEITYTLESKVKKLFVACDGKEGLSLFRSSTPDLIITDISMPHMDGIEMSQCIREENTNVPIVIISAYNDSTYQLNAKKAEVSEFLTKPLDLIKLYITIGKLAKNIILKN
- a CDS encoding HAMP domain-containing histidine kinase, with product MNKDEKKALISFLLIYVSSTVLFIGIMLYSYYINEVKNLDKQCNMIMSTAASKIKTDILKSHMDHIAYVPSKVKNRSINYGLFDKNQNIIFSNLESNEIDFTKIVHYNGEYNFHISTFEDKYENKINIKYIVIETQQGYSDKWNLKILTLSILIFSAVFILIIGYFLSKLLLKPVREKILHMDNFIKDSAHELNTPIAVLLTSASTLKQGRNTEKMLQYMISSAKQISHIYNDIHFSAFNEIDEDLNQDFDLSLMIKESVGYFNDIALTKLIIIEVEAQETVIFMDKNKTQRIINNLLSNAIKYSKKDSKILVKLKKNILTVEDFGIGISKEDQKSIFKRYKRGNNIEGGFGIGLDIVCRVIHEYNLSLNLESEPKVGSTFIVDFSNAKQINN